A single Blastopirellula retiformator DNA region contains:
- a CDS encoding NADPH:quinone reductase produces the protein MKAAYFSEPGPPSVIQYGDLPTPQIGPHQALVKMTAVSVNPIDTYIRNGANYWDLPQPYIIGSDLAGVVEEVGAEVDSLEVGDRVWCSNQGFFGEQGTFAEYCAVDAKWLYKLPEGASEKDAAACALVGVTAHLGLFKGNADLQSGETLYIQGGSGGVGSMVVQMAKLAGARVIAAAGSEEKAAICRELGADEVVLYKTENVAERIKELAPNGINVFWETQREPDFDLIVGAMAERGRIVLMAGRDARPEFPVGPFYVKQCRIFGFVMFKASPSEMRVSGEAISVLLGAGKLQSQIGAEFPLGEAAKAHELQEGNTLHKQQTLAGKIVLHP, from the coding sequence ATGAAAGCCGCTTACTTCTCGGAGCCCGGTCCTCCGTCCGTGATTCAGTATGGCGATCTGCCGACTCCGCAGATCGGCCCGCATCAGGCGCTCGTGAAGATGACCGCCGTGTCGGTTAATCCAATCGACACCTACATTCGCAACGGGGCCAACTACTGGGATCTGCCGCAGCCGTACATCATCGGCTCGGACCTGGCTGGCGTGGTCGAAGAAGTGGGCGCCGAGGTCGACAGCCTGGAAGTGGGCGATCGCGTCTGGTGTTCCAATCAAGGTTTCTTCGGTGAGCAAGGTACGTTCGCCGAATACTGCGCCGTCGACGCCAAGTGGCTTTACAAGTTGCCGGAAGGCGCCAGCGAGAAGGACGCCGCCGCTTGTGCTTTGGTCGGCGTGACCGCGCATCTGGGGCTGTTCAAAGGGAACGCCGATCTGCAGTCGGGCGAAACGCTTTACATCCAAGGTGGATCAGGCGGCGTTGGTTCGATGGTGGTGCAGATGGCCAAGTTGGCTGGCGCCCGCGTGATTGCCGCCGCCGGCAGCGAAGAAAAAGCGGCGATCTGCCGCGAGTTGGGCGCTGACGAGGTCGTGCTGTACAAGACCGAGAACGTCGCCGAGCGGATCAAAGAACTCGCCCCCAACGGCATCAACGTCTTTTGGGAAACGCAGCGCGAGCCCGACTTTGACTTGATCGTCGGCGCCATGGCCGAGCGAGGACGGATCGTGCTGATGGCGGGCCGCGACGCTCGGCCCGAATTCCCGGTCGGACCGTTCTATGTGAAGCAGTGCCGCATCTTCGGCTTCGTCATGTTCAAGGCGTCCCCTTCGGAAATGCGGGTCAGCGGCGAGGCGATCAGCGTCCTGTTGGGCGCCGGCAAGCTGCAAAGCCAAATCGGCGCCGAGTTCCCGCTGGGCGAAGCGGCGAAAGCCCACGAGCTTCAGGAAGGGAACACGCTGCACAAGCAGCAGACCCTGGCCGGCAAAATCGTCCTGCACCCGTGA
- a CDS encoding NHL repeat-containing protein, which translates to MRHLAFLACLLVAGPLLAQSPKIVTIAGTGQPKPNGVGAALETNVGQPFGVEVGPDGALYIAEVENHRVLRLDPNSKQISVVAGTGEPGISGDGGPATEAKLIEPYELRFDAADNLYIVDMQGHNIRRVDSKSKKIETLAGTGKAGFSGDGGPATQAQFNRPHSIVVDPVGENLYVADIQNHRIRHVDLRTGVINTLAGNGKRELPSEGLLDGSKPLIGPRALYLDGDTLWIALREGHSVWRLDLPTKQLTHVAGEGKSGFAGDGGPAKKARFNGPKGIALGPDNDLFVVDTENQTIRRIDLQKNTVSTVAGQGPKARGGAGDGGAATEAELDRPHGVCVGADGTVYIGDTNNHRVRIVEPKK; encoded by the coding sequence ATGCGCCATCTCGCCTTCCTCGCTTGTTTGCTCGTCGCTGGACCCCTGCTCGCCCAATCGCCGAAGATTGTAACAATCGCCGGAACCGGGCAGCCGAAACCGAACGGCGTTGGCGCTGCCTTGGAAACGAACGTCGGTCAGCCGTTTGGCGTCGAAGTTGGGCCGGATGGCGCCTTGTACATCGCCGAGGTTGAAAACCACCGCGTGCTGCGGCTCGATCCCAATTCGAAGCAAATCAGCGTCGTCGCCGGCACGGGTGAGCCCGGCATCTCCGGCGATGGCGGACCAGCGACCGAAGCGAAGTTGATCGAACCGTACGAACTGCGTTTTGACGCGGCCGACAATCTCTACATCGTCGACATGCAGGGGCACAACATTCGTCGCGTCGACAGCAAGTCGAAGAAGATCGAAACCCTTGCCGGTACCGGCAAGGCGGGCTTTTCCGGCGACGGCGGACCGGCGACCCAAGCTCAGTTCAATCGGCCCCATAGCATCGTCGTCGATCCGGTCGGCGAGAATCTGTACGTCGCCGATATTCAGAACCATCGCATTCGCCACGTCGACCTGAGGACCGGCGTCATCAACACGCTGGCCGGCAATGGCAAGCGAGAACTGCCGAGCGAAGGTCTGCTCGACGGGAGCAAACCGCTGATCGGTCCCCGGGCGTTGTACCTGGATGGCGATACGTTGTGGATCGCTTTGCGAGAAGGTCACAGCGTCTGGCGGTTGGACCTGCCGACCAAGCAACTGACCCACGTCGCCGGCGAAGGGAAGTCGGGCTTTGCGGGGGATGGCGGCCCGGCCAAGAAGGCCCGCTTCAACGGTCCCAAGGGCATCGCGCTGGGCCCCGATAACGATCTGTTTGTCGTCGATACCGAAAACCAAACGATTCGCCGAATCGATCTACAGAAGAACACCGTCTCGACGGTCGCCGGCCAAGGACCGAAAGCCCGCGGAGGCGCCGGTGATGGCGGCGCGGCGACCGAAGCGGAGCTAGATCGCCCTCACGGCGTCTGCGTCGGCGCCGACGGCACGGTCTACATCGGCGACACGAACAATCACCGCGTGCGGATTGTTGAGCCTAAGAAATAG